The following are encoded in a window of Peromyscus leucopus breed LL Stock chromosome X, UCI_PerLeu_2.1, whole genome shotgun sequence genomic DNA:
- the LOC114689427 gene encoding LOW QUALITY PROTEIN: steryl-sulfatase-like (The sequence of the model RefSeq protein was modified relative to this genomic sequence to represent the inferred CDS: inserted 1 base in 1 codon; deleted 1 base in 1 codon), with translation MASHNRVGVLLFAASSGGLPXGEVTIARLLQERGYATGLVGKWHLGLSCRHRADFCHHPLRHGFDFFHGAPLTNLRDCRPGAGTVFGPGARWLVFAPLQALCAAGLTLALLRGLGLARVPHAAFLALALLAGALAAAFLAFLRYFRPHNCFLMTGFEVTQQPAAYDRLAQRLAAQAVGFLERHAHAPFLLFVSFLHVHTAHFAGADFARRSRHGAYGDAAEEMDWSVGQILDALDRLGLANHTLVYFSSDHGAHVEEVTARGEVHGGSNGIFRGGKANNWEGGIRVPGLVRFPMMLPAGSEVAEPTSNMDVFPTVAALAGAGLPPDRVIDGRDLMPLLRGRTTRSAHEFLFHYCNAYLNAVRWRPPNDTAVWKAFFFTPKFDPAGANGCFSTHVCFCHGDHVTRHDPPLLFDLSRDPGERRPLTPAAEPRYHAVMAAVARAVRAHARTLDPAVPDQLSPANLVWKPWLQLCCRSAPSALACHCAGDEDGGAGRGR, from the exons GCAAGTGGCACCTGGGCCTGAGCTGCCGCCACCGGGCCGACTTCTGCCACCACCCGCTGCGGCACGGCTTCGACTTCTTCCACGGGGCGCCCCTGACCAACCTGCGCGACTGCCGGCCCGGGGCGGGCACCGTCTTCGGCCCCGGGGCCCGCTGGCTGGTCTTCGCCCCGCTGCAGGCCCTGTGCGCGGCGGGGCTGACCCTGGCGCTGCTGCGGGGCCTGGGCCTGGCCCGGGTGCCCCACGCCGCCTTCCTGGCCCTGGCGCTGCTGGCGGGCGCCCTGGCCGCCGCCTTCCTGGCCTTCCTGCGCTACTTCCGGCCCCACAACTGCTTCCTCATGACCGGGTTCGAGGTCACGCAGCAGCCCGCCGCCTACGACCGCCTGGCCCAGCGCCTGGCCGCCCAGGCCGTGGGCTTCCTGGAGAG GCACGCGCACGCGCCCTTCCTGCTGTTCGTGTCCTTCCTGCACGTGCACACGGCCCACTTCGCCGGCGCCGACTTCGCGCGCCGCAGCCGCCACGGGGCCTACGGGGACGCGGCCGAGGAGATGGACTGGAGCGTGG GTCAGATCCTGGACGCGCTCGACCGCCTGGGCCTGGCCAACCACACGCTCGTCTACTTCTCGTCCGACCACGGCGCACACGTGGAGGAGGTCACGGCGCGGGGCGAGGTGCACGGCGGCAGCAACGGCATCTTCCGGG GCGGCAAGGCCAACAACTGGGAGGGCGGCATCCGCGTGCCGGGCCTCGTGCGCTTCCCCATGATGCTCCCCGCGGGGTCGGAGGTCGCGGAGCCCACGAGCAACATGGACGTCTTCCCCACCGTGGCCGCCCTGGCGGGGGCCGGGCTCCCCCCGGACCG GGTGATTGACGGGCGCGACCTGATGCCGCTGCTGCGGGGCCGGACCACGCGGTCGGCGCACGAGTTCCTGTTCCACTACTGCAACGCCTACCTCAACGCCGTGCGCTGGCGGCCGCCCAACG ACACGGCCGTGTGGAAGGCCTTCTTCTTCACGCCCAAGTTCGACCCCGCGGGCGCCAACGGCTGCTTCTCCACGCACGTCTGCTTCTGCCACGGCGACCACGTCACGCGCCACGACCCCCCGCTGCTCTTCGACCTCTCGCGCGACCCCGGCGAGCGCCGGCCCCTGACCCCGGCCGCCGAGCCCCGCTACCACGCCGTCATGGCCGCCGTGGCCCGCGCCGTCCGCGCCCACGCCCGCACGCTCGAC CCCGCCGTGCCCGACCAGCTCTCGCCCGCCAACCTCGTGTGGAAGCCGTGGCTGCAGCTCTGCTGCCGCTCCGCCCCCTCCGCCCTGGCGTGCCACTGCGCGGGCGACGAGgacggcggggcggggcgcgggcGCTGA